The segment GCCTTGAGCACACTTTTGCCGAGGTACATGGATTTGTCACCATCCCGGAGCTCAACGGCTTCGTGAACGCCGGTAGAGGCACCTGACGGGACCGACGCACGTCCAATCATCCCTGAGCTTGAGTAGACATCCACTTCGATGGTCGGATTTCCCCTGGAATCAAGTATCTGACGCGCTGAAATGTTTATGATTGTACCCATTGTAATCCAACTATGTAGATCTTACTGAATTACTTCTCTTCGGAGGTTGTTTCGTCGGCTTCCGGTTCAGCAGGTTCAGGCTCAGCGGCGGCTTCGGGTTCTTCTTTCCGGGAGGACTTTGCTGCGGCGACAGGAGTTGCTTCTGCAACGGTCTTTTTCCGACCAAGCCCACGACGTCTGCGTGTGCCTGCTTTTTCCTTCTTTTCGTCCGCCTTTGTCCCCAGAAGGTATTCGTTGTAATCCACCAATTCGATCAATGCCATTTCTGCACTGTCACCCAAACGGTTACCTGTTTTCAGGATACGGGTATATCCACCGGGACGGTTGGCCACTTTCTGGGATACCTCCCTGAAAAGTTCCGTAACGGCTTCCTTGTTCTGAAGATAGCTGAAAACGACCCTTCTGGAGTGGGTGGTATCCTCCTTAGCCCTTGTAATGATAGGCTCAACATAGACCCGTAACGCTTTGGCCTTGGCCAGCGTGGTGTTGATCCTTTTTTTCAGGATCAGGGATGAAGCCATATTCGACAGCATCGATTTCCGGTGTGTGGATGTTCTGCTTAAATGGTTAAAATTCCTCCTGTGTCTCATGGCAATTATTCCTTTTCTAATTTATACTTCGCTGTATTCATGCCGAAATCCAGCCCTTTTGATTTCACCAGCTCTTCCAGTTCAGTCAGGGATTTCTTTCCAAAGTTCCTGAATTTCAACAGATCTGTTTTATTGAACGTGACCAGGTCGCCCAGGGTTTCCACGTCGGCTGCTTTCAGGCAATTCAATGCCCTGACAGAAAGGTCCATATCCACCAGTCGGGTTTTCAGCAGCTGCCGGATATGCAGTGTATTTTCGTCAAATTCGTCCGTGACTGATTTTTCCTCGGTGTCGAACGTGATCTTTTCATCAGAGAAAAGCATGAAATGCTGTATCAGAATCTTGGCAGCTTCCTTCAGTGCTTCTTTCGGATGGATCGATCCATCCGTCGTGATCTCCATGACAAGCTTTTCATAATCGGTCTTCTGCTCCACCCTGTAGTTTTCAACGTGGTATTTTACATTCTTGATGGGGGTGTGGATGGAATCCAGGAAAATGATACCCAGGGGAACGTTCATGACTTTATTTTCCTCCGCCGGGACGTATCCCCTGCCCCTTTCAATGGTGATTTCCATGTTGAGCTTGCTATTGGGCTGCATATGGCAAATCACCAGATCGGGATTGAGCACCTGGAAGATGGACAGGAATTTATTCAGATCCCCTGCTTTTAATACTGCTTCGTTCTGGATCATCACCGTCACCTTCTCGCTGGTTTCAGAATCCAGTTGTCGTTTGAAACGAATTTGTTTGAGGTTCAGGATGATATCCGTCACATCCTCCACCACTCCTTTTATGGATGAAAATTCCTGGTCCACTCCTTCGATCCGGATGGAAGTAATGGCATATCCTTCCAGTGAGGAAAGGAGTATCCTGCGCAGGGAGTTGCCAATGGTGATGCCAAAGCCAGGTTCAAGGGGTCTGAACTCAAAGGAGCCCTTGAACTGATCAGCTTCGATCATGATCACTTTATCGGGTTTCTGAAAAGCTAAAATGGCCATATGAAATTTCTGTAAGATTAAAAAAATAACGATTACTTGGAGTACAACTCGACGATCAGCTGTTCCCGAATATTTTCGGGAATTTCGGATCGTTCGGGGTAATTCATGAATCTCCCGGTCAGTTTATCTTCATCCCATTCCAGCCATGAATATTTCTGAAATCTTCCAGCCAGTGAATCTGTAATTGTTTCCAGTGATCTGGAGCGTTCCCTGACGCCGACCAGGTCGCCAGGCCTGACTGAAAAAGAAGGAACATTGACCACTTCGCCATTGACGATGATATGGCGGTGTGTGACCAGTTGCCTTGCGGCAGCCCTTGTGGGGGCGATCCCGAACCTGAACACGACATTGTCAAGTCGTGCTTCGCAGAGTTGCAGCAGGATTTCACCGGTGATACCCTTCTTGCGGGTCGCCCTGTAGAAGGTATTTTTGAACTGGCGTTCCAGGATGCCGTAAGTGTACTTTGCCTTTTGTTTTTCCTGCAGCTGAACCCCGTATTCCGATTGTTTCCTTCTCCTTTTTGTTGCCCCGTGCATGCCCGGGGGATAGTTTTTCTTTTCATACGTTTTGTCAGGTCCATAGATAGGGTCCCTGAACTTCCGTGCAATTTTTGTTTTCGGTCCGATATATCGTGCCATTCCCTGAAAATTTTTTATGATTGCTGATTATACTCTTCTTCTTTTAGGCGGCCTGCATCCATTATGGGGAATTGGGGTAATGTCGCGGATTTCAGTAACTTCGATGCCGTTGGTATGGATGGTACGGATCGCAGATTCGCG is part of the Bacteroidales bacterium genome and harbors:
- the rpsD gene encoding 30S ribosomal protein S4, encoding MARYIGPKTKIARKFRDPIYGPDKTYEKKNYPPGMHGATKRRRKQSEYGVQLQEKQKAKYTYGILERQFKNTFYRATRKKGITGEILLQLCEARLDNVVFRFGIAPTRAAARQLVTHRHIIVNGEVVNVPSFSVRPGDLVGVRERSRSLETITDSLAGRFQKYSWLEWDEDKLTGRFMNYPERSEIPENIREQLIVELYSK
- a CDS encoding DNA-directed RNA polymerase subunit alpha, producing MAILAFQKPDKVIMIEADQFKGSFEFRPLEPGFGITIGNSLRRILLSSLEGYAITSIRIEGVDQEFSSIKGVVEDVTDIILNLKQIRFKRQLDSETSEKVTVMIQNEAVLKAGDLNKFLSIFQVLNPDLVICHMQPNSKLNMEITIERGRGYVPAEENKVMNVPLGIIFLDSIHTPIKNVKYHVENYRVEQKTDYEKLVMEITTDGSIHPKEALKEAAKILIQHFMLFSDEKITFDTEEKSVTDEFDENTLHIRQLLKTRLVDMDLSVRALNCLKAADVETLGDLVTFNKTDLLKFRNFGKKSLTELEELVKSKGLDFGMNTAKYKLEKE
- the rplQ gene encoding 50S ribosomal protein L17, encoding MRHRRNFNHLSRTSTHRKSMLSNMASSLILKKRINTTLAKAKALRVYVEPIITRAKEDTTHSRRVVFSYLQNKEAVTELFREVSQKVANRPGGYTRILKTGNRLGDSAEMALIELVDYNEYLLGTKADEKKEKAGTRRRRGLGRKKTVAEATPVAAAKSSRKEEPEAAAEPEPAEPEADETTSEEK